One part of the Candidatus Zymogenus saltonus genome encodes these proteins:
- a CDS encoding alpha/beta hydrolase, which produces MGMSPWKKMLADVLRFIPVPDKIVVEMVSRLCSGNRDDTLLYERVGEAFSAIRKTADVKSIRRWFMRNVWTLSHYDWTTGLVSLNIPILLINSDNDMVNSVNAMGLIERQLLDCRGYRIVEGGRHFFQYTRSERVIEHMEEFYREIS; this is translated from the coding sequence ATGGGCATGTCCCCTTGGAAGAAAATGCTTGCCGACGTCTTGAGGTTCATCCCGGTTCCGGACAAGATCGTTGTGGAGATGGTGTCAAGGCTATGCAGCGGGAACAGGGACGACACCCTCCTGTACGAGCGGGTGGGCGAGGCGTTCTCCGCCATCAGGAAAACGGCTGATGTAAAAAGTATAAGAAGATGGTTTATGAGAAACGTCTGGACATTGTCGCATTACGACTGGACGACCGGGCTTGTAAGTTTAAATATCCCGATCCTCCTTATAAACAGCGACAACGACATGGTAAACTCCGTCAACGCGATGGGGCTTATCGAGAGACAGCTTCTCGACTGCCGCGGCTACAGGATCGTCGAGGGGGGAAGACACTTCTTCCAATACACAAGGTCGGAACGGGTAATAGAGCATATGGAGGAGTTCTATAGGGAAATCTCGTAA
- a CDS encoding Vacuolar H+transporting two-sector ATPase F subunit, protein MEFFVIGDSDTVIGFSLAGINGRSVNNSREGLMALNEAVESERIGIILITERVAQEIRPEIENIIINRNLPLLVEIPDIGGSLEDKITISDLVKSAIGIKI, encoded by the coding sequence ATGGAATTTTTCGTAATCGGCGACAGCGATACCGTTATAGGCTTTTCCCTCGCGGGAATAAACGGCAGGAGCGTCAACAACTCCAGGGAAGGACTGATGGCTCTCAACGAGGCCGTGGAGTCGGAAAGGATAGGGATCATCCTGATAACGGAGAGGGTGGCCCAGGAGATAAGGCCGGAGATAGAAAATATCATCATAAACAGGAATCTCCCCCTCCTGGTGGAGATTCCAGACATCGGCGGCTCCCTCGAAGACAAGATCACCATTTCTGATCTGGTAAAGAGCGCAATAGGGATAAAGATCTGA
- a CDS encoding V-type ATP synthase subunit A: MMENKVGAVIWISGPVVKARVEKEIDMMEMVMVGEDRISGEVIELERDVATIQVYEETTGLKPGAEVFGTGLPLSVELGPGLISNIYDGVQRPLETILKSTGDFIERGVQVSPLSRELKWKFTPTVSAGDDLKGGAVLGTVPEGFVITHKVLLHPNISGKVKKIVPEGEYTLDDVICEIETKKGVEEVKMYHRWPVRVGRPYAGRLAPSIPLITGQRIIDTFFPIAKGGTAAIPGGFGTGKTVTQHNLAKWSDADIIVYIGCGERGNEMTGVLVDFPELEDPRTGKPLMERTILIANTSNMPVAAREASIYTGITLAEFYRDMGYDVAIMADSTSRWAEALREISGRLEEMPAEEGFPAYLATRLAEFYERSGRVETLGGGTGSVSAIGAVSPPGGDFSEPVTQHTKRFVRCFWGLDKELASARFYPAINYMESYSEYMDEVETWWRENGDRDWKIMRNEAMEILRQDDKLQQIVRLVGEDALPDEQKLVVDGAKLIKNAFLQQSAFDDIDMYCMPKKQIKMMALIMHFYRRAQIIINQGVPIYKIRELPILNELNRMKGKIENDKIEDFEKILKQVDEEFDTLIS; the protein is encoded by the coding sequence ATGATGGAAAACAAGGTCGGAGCCGTTATTTGGATAAGCGGTCCGGTGGTAAAGGCCAGGGTAGAGAAAGAGATCGATATGATGGAGATGGTGATGGTGGGGGAGGACAGGATATCGGGGGAGGTTATCGAGCTTGAACGGGACGTGGCCACGATACAGGTGTACGAGGAGACGACGGGCTTAAAGCCCGGGGCGGAGGTGTTCGGCACCGGCCTTCCCCTATCGGTGGAGCTGGGCCCCGGTCTCATAAGCAACATCTACGACGGGGTTCAGAGACCGCTGGAGACGATATTGAAATCGACCGGGGATTTCATCGAGCGGGGGGTTCAGGTGTCCCCCCTATCGAGGGAGCTGAAGTGGAAGTTCACCCCGACCGTCTCCGCCGGCGACGATCTAAAAGGAGGGGCGGTTCTGGGAACGGTTCCGGAGGGATTCGTGATAACTCACAAGGTCCTTTTGCACCCCAACATTTCGGGCAAGGTAAAGAAGATCGTCCCGGAGGGCGAGTACACCCTGGACGACGTGATATGCGAAATAGAGACGAAGAAGGGAGTTGAAGAGGTAAAGATGTATCATCGGTGGCCCGTAAGGGTGGGAAGGCCTTATGCGGGGAGACTCGCGCCGTCCATTCCCCTTATTACGGGCCAGAGGATCATAGACACCTTCTTTCCGATCGCCAAGGGGGGGACGGCGGCGATCCCCGGGGGATTCGGCACTGGCAAGACCGTAACCCAGCACAACCTTGCCAAGTGGTCGGACGCCGATATAATCGTCTATATCGGGTGCGGGGAGCGGGGAAACGAGATGACCGGCGTTCTGGTCGATTTCCCGGAGCTGGAAGACCCCAGGACAGGAAAGCCGCTGATGGAGCGGACTATTCTCATCGCCAACACCTCCAACATGCCGGTGGCAGCGAGGGAGGCCTCCATATACACTGGGATCACGTTGGCGGAGTTTTACCGGGATATGGGCTACGACGTCGCCATCATGGCGGACTCCACCTCTCGCTGGGCAGAGGCCTTGAGGGAAATCTCCGGGCGCCTGGAGGAGATGCCGGCCGAGGAAGGCTTTCCGGCCTATCTGGCGACCCGGCTTGCCGAGTTTTACGAGCGCTCCGGGCGCGTGGAAACGCTGGGGGGAGGGACGGGGTCGGTAAGCGCCATAGGGGCGGTGTCGCCGCCGGGGGGTGATTTCTCGGAGCCGGTGACCCAGCACACAAAGAGATTCGTCAGGTGCTTTTGGGGCCTGGACAAGGAGCTGGCCTCGGCGAGGTTTTACCCCGCCATCAACTACATGGAGAGCTACAGCGAATATATGGACGAGGTGGAGACGTGGTGGAGGGAAAACGGCGACAGGGATTGGAAGATAATGAGAAACGAGGCGATGGAGATCCTGCGCCAAGATGATAAGCTGCAGCAAATTGTAAGGCTCGTAGGGGAGGACGCTTTGCCTGACGAGCAGAAGTTAGTTGTGGACGGAGCCAAGCTTATAAAAAACGCCTTTCTCCAGCAGAGCGCCTTTGACGACATCGACATGTACTGTATGCCGAAAAAGCAGATAAAGATGATGGCTCTCATTATGCACTTCTACAGGAGGGCGCAGATCATAATAAATCAGGGAGTTCCGATCTACAAGATAAGGGAGCTCCCTATCTTGAACGAGCTAAACAGGATGAAGGGAAAGATCGAAAACGACAAGATAGAGGATTTCGAGAAAATACTCAAGCAGGTAGATGAAGAGTTTGATACACTCATTTCCTGA
- a CDS encoding V-type ATP synthase subunit D, whose product MANKLNVSPTKSNLIKIKGQLEFAKDGYQLLDQKREILVMEVMHMIEDVRRARTNAEEVLSKAYKALRRALMRMGVNKVEAVSMAVMPDISMKITDRTIMGVVVPIIDITKTEKRPYFYPGGTESSVDEAATRFREALERIVELTEVEVAVWRLAIELKKTQKRVNALENIFIPQYEETLKFLEDNLAEKEREAFFQMKRVKAKLAEKAPPL is encoded by the coding sequence ATGGCAAACAAGCTTAACGTTTCACCCACAAAGAGCAACCTCATAAAGATCAAGGGGCAGCTGGAGTTCGCCAAGGACGGCTACCAGCTCCTCGACCAGAAGCGGGAGATCCTCGTCATGGAGGTCATGCACATGATCGAGGATGTGAGGCGTGCAAGGACAAATGCGGAGGAGGTACTCTCCAAGGCCTATAAGGCCCTGAGGCGCGCGCTGATGAGGATGGGGGTCAACAAGGTGGAGGCTGTGTCGATGGCCGTTATGCCGGATATTTCGATGAAGATCACCGACAGGACCATCATGGGGGTGGTCGTGCCGATTATCGACATTACCAAGACGGAAAAGAGACCCTACTTCTACCCCGGCGGGACCGAGAGCTCCGTCGATGAGGCGGCGACGAGATTCAGGGAGGCGCTGGAGAGGATCGTGGAGCTTACGGAGGTGGAGGTGGCCGTGTGGAGGCTCGCCATCGAACTCAAAAAGACCCAGAAAAGAGTTAACGCCCTCGAAAACATCTTTATTCCCCAGTACGAGGAGACGCTGAAATTTTTAGAGGACAACCTCGCGGAAAAGGAGCGGGAGGCGTTTTTCCAGATGAAAAGGGTAAAGGCCAAACTGGCCGAGAAAGCACCCCCCTTGTAA
- a CDS encoding N-6 DNA methylase, giving the protein MDVPEKILELVDIFDRNRDAYLSGHYKEAEIRSEFINPFFTALGWDVNNEKGYAPQYRDVIHEAVVKVGGVTKAPDYSFRIGGTKKFFLEAKKPSVDIKEDIAPAFQLRRYAWSAKMPLSILTDFEEFAVYDCRVKPVKTDKASNARVCYFTYKEYEKKWGVISDVFSKEAVLKGNYDRFFEDKKSPKEEVDSEFLKEIESWRDLLARNIAIRNPSLTTRDLNFAVQKTIDRIIFLRVCEDRGIDDQGRLMSLLNGENIYRRLIQIYHQADDRFNSGLFHFSRERDRPGDPDTLTLSLDIDDRVLKDIIKDLYYPESPYVFSFIPIDILGQVYEQFLGKVIRLTPSHRAVVEEKPEVKKAGGVYYTPTYIVDYIVDNTVGKLLEGSAPNRVSKMRILDPACGSGSFLIGAYQKLLDWHRNFYEADGVEKHKKELYQGAGGEWKLTTAEKKRILLNNIYGVDIDNQAVEVTKLSLLLKVLEGESEETINTQLKMFKERALPDLGDNIKCGNSLLSRKHLYEFDLFEEEETNPFDWDNEKFGFGTIIKNNGFDCIIGNPPYLKTQILQEFQPKTTELLKRSYISASGGNVDIYIIFIEKALELLSNNGLMGFICPHKFFNSNYGQNLRRIISENRNIYKILNFGINQIFENATNYTCLLFLTKKAQIHFDYYKFDEEIDNLENEVNKGISYLNISSSELSENNWVFLDPKLELLIEKVRRNKQTLEEITSNIFQGPKSGADPVFILEISEKGEKTIRCFSNSVGEEIEIEKGILKPYVKGKKIKRYKVEKTNELIIFPYNEKGILFTEKELLDNYPLAYSYLSRKQNKEILNSREKGRFKKIWWSYSRPQNMLLLDRNKILTPFNAFNSSFFYDTKGGFIFSAGVSGAYGILLNSEVNINYEYLLGILNSSLLEIYLKSISTALRGGFYSFENKYIKQLPIYLPEKSDEDKNKICKEIENNVRKIIELKKDDTKHADVDFLEDKIDSLVYELYGLTDEEIAIVEGEGK; this is encoded by the coding sequence ATGGATGTGCCAGAAAAGATTTTAGAGCTTGTCGATATCTTTGATCGTAATCGGGATGCCTATCTTTCCGGGCATTATAAGGAAGCCGAGATACGAAGTGAATTCATTAACCCTTTTTTTACCGCATTGGGTTGGGATGTCAACAATGAAAAAGGCTATGCGCCGCAGTACAGGGATGTGATTCACGAAGCGGTCGTAAAGGTGGGCGGGGTGACCAAGGCGCCCGATTATTCATTCAGGATTGGCGGCACAAAGAAATTCTTCCTTGAGGCAAAAAAACCTTCCGTTGATATAAAGGAAGACATAGCCCCCGCATTTCAGCTCAGGCGTTACGCATGGTCTGCGAAGATGCCCCTTTCTATCCTCACCGACTTTGAAGAATTCGCCGTCTATGACTGCCGCGTTAAGCCTGTAAAAACCGATAAGGCCTCCAATGCCAGGGTGTGCTATTTTACGTATAAAGAATACGAGAAAAAGTGGGGAGTTATTTCTGATGTGTTTTCAAAGGAGGCCGTTCTTAAGGGAAATTATGACCGGTTTTTTGAGGATAAAAAATCTCCAAAGGAAGAGGTGGACTCGGAGTTTTTGAAGGAGATCGAGTCTTGGCGCGATCTGTTGGCAAGAAATATTGCCATAAGAAATCCGAGCCTCACAACGAGAGATCTAAATTTCGCCGTTCAAAAAACAATCGACAGAATTATCTTTTTGAGGGTATGCGAGGATAGGGGCATAGATGATCAGGGGAGGCTCATGTCTCTTCTTAACGGCGAGAATATATACCGGAGGCTGATTCAAATATACCATCAGGCGGACGACAGGTTCAACTCCGGCCTCTTCCATTTTTCGAGGGAGAGAGACAGGCCCGGAGACCCGGACACGTTGACGCTGTCTCTCGATATCGACGACAGGGTTTTAAAAGATATAATCAAAGACCTCTATTACCCCGAAAGCCCCTATGTGTTCTCCTTCATACCCATTGACATTCTGGGGCAGGTGTATGAACAGTTTCTGGGGAAGGTCATAAGGCTTACGCCCTCCCACCGGGCGGTGGTGGAGGAAAAGCCGGAGGTCAAAAAGGCGGGGGGCGTCTATTACACGCCTACCTATATCGTTGACTACATAGTGGATAACACGGTTGGCAAACTGCTTGAGGGGAGCGCTCCTAACCGCGTATCCAAGATGCGGATTCTGGACCCGGCGTGCGGCTCAGGCTCTTTTCTAATCGGTGCGTATCAGAAGCTTCTTGACTGGCACAGAAATTTCTACGAAGCGGACGGCGTGGAGAAGCACAAGAAAGAGCTGTATCAGGGGGCGGGGGGCGAATGGAAGCTGACCACGGCCGAGAAGAAACGGATTCTGTTGAACAATATTTACGGAGTCGACATTGACAATCAAGCGGTGGAGGTGACCAAGCTCTCGCTCCTTTTAAAGGTGCTGGAGGGGGAGAGCGAGGAGACAATAAACACGCAGCTAAAGATGTTCAAGGAGCGGGCGCTCCCCGACCTCGGGGATAACATCAAATGCGGTAACTCGCTATTATCAAGAAAACATCTCTATGAGTTTGATTTATTTGAGGAAGAAGAAACTAATCCATTTGACTGGGATAATGAGAAGTTTGGTTTTGGTACGATAATTAAGAATAATGGATTTGACTGTATTATTGGTAATCCACCATATTTGAAAACTCAAATTTTACAAGAATTCCAACCGAAAACAACGGAGCTTCTAAAAAGAAGTTATATATCTGCGAGTGGTGGTAATGTCGACATATATATAATTTTTATCGAAAAGGCTTTAGAACTATTATCTAATAATGGTTTAATGGGTTTTATTTGCCCACATAAGTTTTTTAATTCTAATTATGGTCAAAATTTAAGGAGAATTATTTCGGAAAATAGAAATATTTACAAGATACTAAATTTTGGTATTAACCAAATATTTGAGAATGCAACAAATTATACTTGTCTACTTTTCTTAACAAAAAAAGCACAGATTCATTTTGATTATTATAAATTTGACGAGGAGATTGATAATTTGGAAAATGAAGTAAATAAAGGCATTAGTTATTTAAACATTAGTTCGTCAGAATTGTCAGAAAATAATTGGGTTTTCTTAGACCCAAAATTGGAATTGCTTATTGAAAAAGTAAGAAGAAACAAACAAACTTTGGAAGAAATCACATCAAATATTTTTCAAGGGCCTAAATCTGGCGCAGATCCTGTTTTTATATTGGAGATTTCTGAAAAAGGTGAAAAAACTATCAGATGTTTTTCTAATTCAGTTGGTGAAGAGATAGAAATAGAAAAAGGAATTTTAAAACCTTATGTAAAAGGGAAAAAAATAAAGAGGTATAAAGTAGAAAAAACGAATGAATTAATTATTTTCCCATATAACGAAAAAGGGATTTTATTTACAGAAAAAGAATTATTAGATAATTATCCTTTGGCATATAGTTACTTGTCAAGAAAACAAAATAAAGAGATTCTAAATTCAAGAGAAAAGGGCAGATTTAAAAAAATATGGTGGTCATATAGTAGACCTCAAAATATGCTATTACTAGATAGAAATAAGATATTAACACCATTTAATGCTTTTAATAGCTCATTCTTTTATGATACTAAAGGAGGTTTCATTTTTAGTGCAGGTGTTTCGGGTGCTTATGGGATTTTACTAAATAGTGAAGTGAATATAAACTACGAATATTTATTAGGAATTTTGAATTCATCGTTATTAGAGATATATCTGAAGTCAATATCTACAGCTTTAAGAGGTGGTTTCTATTCTTTTGAAAATAAGTATATAAAACAGCTCCCAATTTATTTACCGGAAAAAAGTGATGAAGATAAAAACAAAATATGTAAAGAAATTGAAAATAATGTAAGAAAAATTATTGAACTAAAAAAAGATGATACTAAACATGCAGATGTTGATTTTCTAGAAGATAAGATTGACAGCCTCGTCTATGAGCTTTACGGCCTCACCGATGAGGAGATCGCCATTGTGGAGGGCGAGGGGAAATAA
- a CDS encoding ATPase, which translates to MKIKKIVIGLILLNVLLVTGMTGVMMFGILTPTESYGFQTDTETEGAPPSHDVATGTGGGGVSDQVKSWGYIAAALATGFSCIAGGIAVSGVGSAAMGALSEKPDLAGRALIFVGLAEGVCIYGLIISIMILGKLG; encoded by the coding sequence ATGAAGATCAAAAAGATAGTTATAGGACTGATATTGCTGAACGTCTTGCTTGTTACCGGAATGACCGGCGTAATGATGTTCGGAATTTTAACGCCCACCGAGAGTTACGGATTTCAGACCGATACCGAAACCGAGGGTGCTCCTCCATCCCACGATGTGGCGACGGGCACCGGGGGCGGGGGCGTATCCGATCAGGTGAAGTCTTGGGGATACATCGCGGCGGCCCTGGCAACCGGCTTTTCCTGTATCGCCGGGGGGATCGCGGTCAGCGGCGTCGGCTCCGCCGCCATGGGGGCGTTGAGCGAAAAGCCGGACCTCGCGGGCCGTGCCCTTATCTTCGTCGGACTGGCGGAGGGAGTCTGTATCTACGGACTGATCATATCGATCATGATCCTCGGCAAGCTCGGTTAA
- a CDS encoding universal stress protein produces MFKRIMVPIETKEKSENAIKIAYELAIVHNSEIILFNVIKTKSLNAVEEISDLEREEQRKELEEDRYKMLYSIKKTAPNNMMKVFIDIVEGEPASRITEEAKKNKVDLIVMPKTGKIGPRRVLVGDISVKVVECTDIPVMMVA; encoded by the coding sequence ATGTTTAAAAGGATTATGGTTCCCATAGAGACAAAGGAGAAATCCGAAAACGCCATCAAGATTGCCTATGAGCTCGCCATTGTCCACAATTCCGAAATCATACTGTTTAACGTTATAAAAACAAAATCCCTTAACGCCGTGGAAGAGATCTCCGATCTTGAGCGGGAAGAGCAGAGAAAGGAGCTGGAGGAAGATAGATACAAGATGCTCTACTCAATCAAGAAGACCGCGCCTAACAACATGATGAAGGTCTTTATTGATATCGTCGAGGGAGAGCCCGCATCGAGGATTACGGAGGAGGCGAAAAAAAACAAGGTCGATCTCATAGTCATGCCGAAGACCGGCAAGATCGGACCCAGGAGGGTGCTCGTCGGCGATATCTCCGTCAAGGTCGTCGAATGTACGGACATTCCCGTTATGATGGTTGCCTGA
- a CDS encoding V-type ATPase subunit, producing MLLEVEKYSFINAKIRGMKSRLFDGARYKQLMETTQLDAFVKALIDTDYGDTLLGLGSGEAEITEVTRAFDRSLIATYKTILKFFTSKKENTFIAHLISRLEVENLKIILRGKFKGISPVLISDALIPTNGLSNIDYDRLINSKDVDEFVSDLGSTRYGISLRQVLPLFVKDRRTVLLERPMDETYYFSMFENLKNLTGNDEKIMKGYIGTIIDCFNIMGTLRYRLYYDVPSDAVKSMIIPIRYRLAKTELESLTRATEEDYRDIINSSYYGRHVGSYGDLPELEMGLNRIMAASARKVLSGSPFNIGTIIGYLALKELEVGNLKCIAEGKRHNLAEDEISASLVM from the coding sequence ATGTTGCTTGAAGTAGAAAAATATTCCTTTATCAACGCCAAGATAAGGGGCATGAAAAGCCGCCTCTTCGACGGGGCAAGGTACAAACAGCTCATGGAGACCACCCAGCTCGACGCGTTTGTCAAGGCCCTGATCGATACCGACTACGGAGATACGCTCTTGGGACTCGGCTCCGGCGAGGCGGAGATTACGGAGGTCACCAGGGCCTTCGACAGGAGCCTAATCGCCACCTACAAGACCATACTCAAGTTCTTCACGTCAAAAAAAGAAAACACCTTTATAGCTCATCTCATCTCGAGGCTGGAGGTGGAAAACCTCAAGATCATATTGAGGGGGAAGTTCAAGGGTATAAGCCCCGTTTTGATAAGCGATGCGCTGATTCCGACCAACGGTCTTTCCAATATAGATTACGATAGGCTGATAAACAGCAAAGACGTCGACGAGTTTGTGTCCGATCTGGGCTCAACCCGATATGGAATATCGCTGAGGCAGGTGCTCCCCCTTTTTGTGAAAGACAGGAGGACGGTCCTGCTCGAGCGCCCCATGGACGAGACATATTATTTCAGTATGTTCGAAAATCTCAAGAACCTGACGGGCAACGACGAGAAGATCATGAAGGGCTATATCGGCACCATTATAGATTGTTTCAACATCATGGGGACCTTGAGATACAGGCTCTATTACGATGTGCCCTCGGATGCTGTAAAATCGATGATCATCCCGATAAGATACAGGCTTGCAAAAACGGAGTTGGAGTCCTTGACCCGGGCCACCGAAGAGGACTACAGGGACATAATAAACAGCTCATATTACGGGAGACACGTGGGGAGTTACGGCGATCTACCGGAGCTGGAGATGGGCCTGAACCGCATCATGGCGGCCAGCGCCAGGAAAGTTCTTTCGGGCTCTCCGTTCAATATCGGCACAATCATCGGCTACCTCGCCTTAAAGGAGCTCGAGGTGGGAAACCTCAAGTGTATAGCCGAGGGGAAAAGACACAACCTTGCCGAAGATGAAATATCGGCAAGCCTTGTCATGTAG
- a CDS encoding tetratricopeptide repeat protein, with the protein MFFRNVLLKSVFLKKFLVLIVLLFIAALFPLGTALSEEGGKSIWDKAQEMMDDGKYAEAVSLYSLAIEGNPTNPDIYDAYFSRGVALSYLKKYDSALEDYTKAIELKPDFKEAYLERGLLQLALKKLDEAIADLDMVTKLDSKSYVAYANRAIARFIKGDGVKALSDIEKSIEINPNCAGCHYSHYKILWSLGRDKEAEEAFKKAHSLDPTYERLGGN; encoded by the coding sequence GTGTTTTTTAGAAACGTACTTTTAAAGAGCGTGTTTTTAAAGAAATTCTTGGTATTGATAGTTCTACTGTTCATTGCGGCCCTTTTCCCCCTGGGAACGGCCTTATCCGAGGAGGGAGGAAAGAGCATCTGGGACAAGGCGCAGGAGATGATGGACGATGGGAAATACGCGGAGGCGGTATCGCTCTACTCCCTTGCCATCGAGGGAAACCCCACCAATCCCGACATATACGACGCCTATTTCAGTCGGGGGGTCGCGCTTTCCTACCTCAAAAAGTATGACAGCGCCCTTGAGGATTACACGAAGGCGATCGAGCTAAAGCCCGACTTCAAGGAGGCGTATCTGGAGAGGGGCCTTCTCCAGCTTGCCCTAAAGAAACTCGACGAGGCGATAGCCGATCTGGACATGGTGACAAAGCTCGACTCGAAAAGCTACGTGGCGTACGCGAACCGCGCCATCGCCCGCTTCATCAAGGGAGACGGCGTGAAGGCGCTTTCCGACATAGAAAAGTCGATCGAGATAAATCCGAATTGCGCCGGATGCCATTATTCCCACTATAAAATCCTCTGGTCTCTCGGAAGGGACAAAGAGGCGGAAGAGGCGTTTAAAAAGGCACATTCACTTGACCCAACCTACGAGAGACTGGGAGGTAATTGA
- a CDS encoding V-type ATP synthase subunit B has product MAVVKEYVGLQKIKGPLIFIEGIKDVGFEEMVEITSPDGNRLHGRVLEISSNLAVVEVFEGTSGLSITGSRVRFLGEPLRLPVSSDMLGRVFNGLGSPIDGGAEPITTIHRDINGAPINPIIREYPRDFIQTGISTIDQMNTLVRGQKLPIFSGSGLPHNQLAAQIVRQAKILGEEEEFAVVFAAVGVKHDVADVFRKSFQESGALKNVVMFLNLADDPSIERLVTPRCALTMAEYLAFDKGMHVLVVITDMTNYCESLREISTSKGEVPSRKGYPGYLYSDLSSIFERAGKIKGRAGSITQIPILTMPNDDITHPIPDLSGYITEGQIVLSRDLDKKGIYPPINVLPSLSRLMNDGIGEGRTREDHMNLSSQLYSAYATTKQVEMLASVIGEDELSKVDKKYLEFGEQFEKRFISQGMDEDRSIFHSLELGWELVSILPRAELVRVKEEQIEKYMPSPLE; this is encoded by the coding sequence ATGGCGGTTGTAAAAGAATATGTAGGTCTTCAGAAGATCAAAGGCCCGTTGATCTTTATCGAGGGGATAAAAGACGTGGGATTCGAGGAGATGGTGGAGATAACATCTCCCGACGGCAACAGGCTCCACGGAAGGGTGCTGGAGATCAGCAGCAATCTCGCGGTGGTGGAGGTTTTCGAGGGGACGAGTGGCCTTAGCATCACCGGGAGCAGGGTGAGGTTTCTGGGCGAGCCGTTGAGACTTCCGGTATCATCCGATATGCTGGGAAGGGTCTTTAACGGCCTGGGCAGCCCGATCGACGGCGGCGCCGAGCCGATCACCACGATACATAGGGACATAAACGGCGCCCCCATAAACCCGATAATAAGGGAATATCCCCGCGATTTCATCCAGACCGGCATCTCGACCATTGACCAGATGAACACCCTGGTCCGCGGGCAGAAGCTCCCGATATTCTCCGGCTCGGGGCTTCCCCACAACCAGCTTGCGGCCCAGATCGTCAGGCAGGCGAAGATACTGGGAGAGGAGGAGGAGTTCGCAGTGGTCTTTGCGGCGGTGGGAGTAAAGCACGACGTGGCGGACGTCTTCAGAAAAAGCTTCCAGGAGAGCGGGGCCTTGAAAAACGTGGTGATGTTTCTGAACCTCGCAGACGACCCGTCCATCGAACGCCTCGTAACGCCCCGGTGCGCCCTTACGATGGCGGAGTATCTCGCCTTCGACAAGGGGATGCACGTCCTTGTAGTGATCACCGATATGACGAACTACTGCGAGAGCCTGAGGGAGATTTCCACCTCGAAGGGGGAGGTCCCCAGCAGGAAAGGATACCCGGGCTACCTCTACTCCGACCTTTCGTCCATATTCGAGCGGGCGGGGAAGATCAAGGGGAGAGCCGGCTCCATCACCCAGATACCGATCCTGACCATGCCGAACGACGACATCACCCACCCGATCCCAGACCTTTCGGGATACATCACCGAGGGGCAGATAGTCCTCTCCCGGGACCTCGATAAGAAGGGGATCTACCCCCCCATCAACGTCCTGCCGTCTCTTTCAAGGCTCATGAACGACGGGATAGGGGAGGGGAGGACGAGGGAGGATCACATGAACCTCTCAAGCCAACTTTATTCCGCCTACGCCACCACGAAGCAGGTGGAGATGCTCGCCTCGGTCATCGGCGAGGATGAGCTTTCCAAGGTGGACAAGAAGTATCTCGAATTCGGCGAACAGTTTGAAAAGAGGTTCATCTCCCAGGGGATGGACGAAGACCGCTCGATATTCCATAGCCTGGAGCTCGGATGGGAACTCGTCTCGATCCTTCCCAGGGCGGAGCTCGTGAGGGTCAAGGAAGAGCAGATCGAAAAATATATGCCGTCACCTTTGGAGTAA